Sequence from the Psilocybe cubensis strain MGC-MH-2018 chromosome 10, whole genome shotgun sequence genome:
CGTCACCGTCCTCGTAAAAGCTGGCAGTCGTTTCGAACCCAAGGAGGGTGTCGCCAACGCTCTCAAAAACTTTGCATTCAAGGTAAGCGATGCATGAATCTAATATCCCAGAGCGGTTCTCATCGAAGTCTTTAGAGCACCAAGGCACGATCAGCAATTGGGACCGTTCGCGAGAGTGAGCTGTATGGTGGTGTCTTATACTCGACCCTTGGACGGGAACATTTGGCGTTGACCGCGGAATTCTTGAAGGCGGATGCGTGAGTCCTCTAGTTTCAGTCGCTTATGACTTTCATTTAACTTTAGAGGGCTGAATATCTCAGCCCTTACTTCGTGGACGTTCTCACTTCGTTTGTCACTTCGGCCAAGTTTGCTCGTCATGAATTTGAGGAATATGTCGCGCCCCTAGTGGCCGCAGAGGCGGAATCTGCTACCCATGACCCCGCTACCCGTGCTATCGAGGCCGCCCACCAACTTGCCTTCCGTTCCGGCCTCGGTTCTTCCCTGTTTGCCCCTGCCCACAATCACATCACTGTTGAGGACATCAAGTCATATGCCTCAGCTGCCTTCACTAAGGGCAACATTGCCGTCATTGGTACCGGTATCGACCAGGCAACTCTCTCCAATCTCGTTGAGAAATCCCTAGCCAAGGCTGCTGCTGGCACTAGCGCTTCTTCCCCTGCCACAAAATATTTCGGCGGTGAGACTCGTTTGGATGGTCATGGCGGCCCTCAAACTGTCTTCGTTGGATTCGGAACGACTGGAGCGCCATCAGCGGAGCTTGCTACCCTCGCTGCACATCTCTCGACAACTCCTTCCGTCAAGTGGTCTCAGGGTATCTCCCCTATCTCCTCCCTTCCTAAAGGTACATCAGTACAACCTGTATACCTTCCTTACTCCGATGCCTCCTTGTTCGGTCTTCTCGTTCAGGGAACCACTATCGAAGGTGTTAAGGAGGCCGGAAAGGCTGCTGTCGCTGCTCTGAAGGCTGCCGCCAAAGGTATCAGCGCCGACGAACTAAAGTCCGCTGTTTCCAAGGCCAAGTTCGCTGCTGCTAGTGCCGTGGACACCCGGGAGGGACTCGTTACAGCTCTCGGATCCAAGGTATGGTTGTAATCTCCCTTGTTATTTGCATTCATTGACGAACTACTTGTCCAGGCTTTCTCTGGTTCAGAAGTTTCCTTGGAATCCACCTTGTCATCGCTGGATAACGTCAACGTTGATGCTTTCTCCAAGGTCGGTTCTTTCTCCAGGAGGCGCCGTCGCCGTTCCATGCTGATAGACTACTACTAGGCCACTGCCTCGCTGCTGTCCGCGAAGCCAACTTTCGTCGCCATTGGAGACTCGCACGCTCTTCCTTACGCCGACGAGTTGGGTCTCTGACTACGTAGAATGGGACGATGTTGAAGTATTGTTTAGAAGGCATACTTTTCCAATAATTCATCATAAATCTTTCATTTTGGATCATCGCTTCAGTGTCGCGTTTCACTTTCTTACTGACTTCACAAATGGCCTAACAACATTCGGGGAAAGCATTTGTGCTATGCAGAAAACATCTGCTCCTCGTCTAACTCAAAATCTCTATTCTTTGCCAGCCATTTTGAGGACTTATAGTATTAATAGTGAGTGTCACATCCCGACCCCAGCTAGATTCATCCTGTTTTCGAAGGGCGTTTAAATGTAGCCAACTATCACACCAGTGACTGTATTTTTATCGTGTGTCAGCGGCCAGCTGCGTCTGACGTTCCCGCGAGAGTGTAATATCAAATACATGTTTGACTTTGTGTTGAAAATAAATTTGTAGCAAACAGGTGTGTACTCTTTATATTTCAATTAATCCACTTAGAGACTCTTTGTCCTGAGGAGTCTGCAAGTTGAAAAGTCGAGCCTGTAACCGTATTACTGGCACTGACTGGGGTTGCCTTAGCATTCCTAAAATGGAATCGTTTGCACCATATTTGTTAGCTACAGATTTGGGGCGGAGTTCAGATGAATGTTGAGGAGATTCCCCGAGTAGAGTAGTTACATATCGTCCCTTGAGGCTGGATGTATTTTGAAGGCATGTAAGTGTGATATTCTCCCATGACCGGTACATTAATAGTTCAAGTTGAATAACAGTTCCACCGAGATCCACTTTCACCGAATATTTACCATCCATTCGCTTTTTCTCTGGAAATCGATTCCCAACCTTACCCAACCCATTTCCAAACATTCAAGGTCGAGGTGATCCCGTTTGATAGGATCAGACGCCTATTTATTATACCCATAGAATATAACTTGTCATCGCTTCCAAAATGACTCACTATGACTCGCATCCGGCGTCATGATCGGTGGTACTGTAGTGTGCCTATAGTTTCCTTTTATATGCGAGCTACAGGTTTGTGCTTTAGTCTGCGCTTACACGAGATCATCGGAGTTGGTTAATCGACCATTGTTCCAACGAGCAATATATCTGTTGCCTGCACGGCGCACAGTGAAACGCACAAAGACACGCCCCCGATGTCAAGCGAGAGGCTTGTTGCTCTTCTGGTTATGAGTCACATACGGAGGCGTAGCTGCCATCGATGCGCCTTTCAACAACAACGCACCTCTCAGAAAAATCAACTATGGACGAGTATAAAGACCAGTCGACGACGGCTATGAGCCTTATAACGTTCTTCACAGATACAACAATCACTTCAAAGCAAGAAAACAACCTCCTCTAATCGCAATGCaatcatcctcgtcttcttctgttcttgCCTCGTCCTCTACACCACAAAAATCCCCAAAAAACTGGCAAGCAGCTTTTGGACAGTTGGCGTCGACATACGGTTTCACTGGAAATATTCCATCCCTTCCCAAAAAGATGCAAACCAAAAAATCGAGCGTTACGACTTCAAAAGCGTCGATATACTCCAACGTATCGTCGCAGTCGACCTTAACAGAATCTCGCTCGACGAAGGACTATGAAACCGCATTTGGTCAATTGTCGACATCATATGGCTTCGTTGCCGGCGTTCCGTGCCTACCCTCGAAAGCCTCTAAATCAACAAAATCGTCGACGTCTAAATCACCAAGTCGACCATCGATTATGGATGCTCAACCAAGCAAAAACTACCAGCAATCGTATGGAGAGCTCCCTTCCACTTATGGGCATGGCTCTCCAATTGCTACCAGGTTATAGAAAGGATTCTAGGCACAACACGATGTACGTATCTGATAAGACTTCTATTCCATCCAGCTTACTGAAATGAATGACTTTAGGGCCTCTTCTTGACTACGCTTATGGAGGGGCTGAGGCATTTTAATTAGATGTACTGTTAATTCTGCTAAATTAAAGCATACCTGCGCAATCAGTGCTGCTTACACTAATTATTTACTGCGTAACATCATGAAGTTTTCCTTGAGTTAATCAGTTCCCTGGCCGAGACTCGTGCTCGAGAAGTACGTACTTTGTGCACCTCCAACGGGGCATCAAGTGATCTAAAATTAGATTTGAGGCGCTGTGCCGCAGGGAGGGCTTGGCGAATGTCACTATCTTTCTTTTACACCCTTGAATAGACAAGTAAACGAAACATCAAAATACAATCACCACGATACCATCATCAAGGCTAAGGGAGCTGCAAAGTCGTCCTTTCACCACGAACGCTAAATGTACGACTCAACAGGACGGAGGTGTGGATTGCATGAGTTAGGGTTCTTCGCCTCGGTGCGGTCCAGTATTGGCAAATGTTTTCACTGGCGACTTCAGAGATCGGGGCCGCAGTTGGTGGAAATTGGTAACCTCCTGGAAAAGTGTTTTAACACACGTATATGGTGAGTATACGGTGCGCTGCCTTGTTGCGGAAAGTTGAAAGAGTTGTGCTGTATCAAATCATGGACGAATTGACTAGTACTAGTAGTAGTAAGGGATGTTATCACGCCTCTAAAATTTTTCTACATTCACAAAATCACGGATCAACAAGAAAGGACAAACAGTTGGCCAGAGATGTTTCCGATGTTTCTTCGAGGCAACTACATAAATGGCTTGAATTTAGCAGTATCAAGCTGCTGCGAATGCTGACCTTTGGCCAAAGGAAGTTGCGGTCTTTACGAAGAAGCCTGGGAATCCAGAATTCAATTCGTTGTTCCGCAGTGTCAAAACATGTTGCCGCGTGCGGCAAAGTTAACCGGTATACCCGAACCTCTGAATTTCCAGTGGGAGGTCTCGCGATGACATGACCATGTTGAACGGTTCAGTTGGTTGTCAACTTTCACCGTCAGTATCAGAACAATGCCAGATACCAAGACTCGAGAGCCCTATGTCAGGCTTGCTACAACATCAGAATTCAACGAATTCATTGACACTGCGCAAAGAGCATTTATCGCTGATCCCGTTTACAATTACTTTGGAAACGTCAAAAAGGTATGCATTCGTTCAAGCTCCAACTTGAACATGGTTGAAATTTCATCCGATCGGTTTAGTTTCTAGATTTAGAGAAAGATCTGAAGCCATGCAAACCCAGACGAGCAATGATAGCTTTCCTAACGAAGGCATGCCATATCATTGGAGGACGAATTACAGTTGTTgtcgagaagaaagaaggttCGGAAGAGGAACGTATCCTCTCAGGGTGTCTCTGGCTTCCACCACATAAACGTCTGGAGGCTTGGATGGTACCCACCATTGTAAGAGCAGGAATACTTCCGGTTCTGAAAGGTTGGGGTATGACTGGTTTCAGAGTGGGTGCCTGCTGTCTCTGAATAAAAGCGTCTGATATCGCATTTGTTGACCGCATTTTTCTAGCGCATCGTGTTTGGCTATCAATCAGCTGctgaaaaaaagatgaaagatGTTTTCAAAGCTGCAAATTCCAAAGCTTCTCCTGAGGAATCGTGGTACCTGGCGCTTGCATTTACAGCACCGGAAGCTCAAGGAAAAGGTATGATACAACACTTGAGTTTGATGATATGCATATAAATGAATTATCAACAGGGTTTGTTTCGCTCCTCATTCGGGAGCATATTGCCTTGACTCCTAATGCAATTCTTACCCTTGAGGCCACGTCGAAAAAGTCTCGGGATATTTATGCTCATCTAGGCTTTGAGGCAAGTTTTCCAAAGTTTTCATATCTGTTTTGTGAGTCCATGATTAAAGATGAAAACTATTAGAATCCTGTGGCAGCAGGATTTGGAAAGGGAAAGGTTGACGCCCGCGGAATCAACGCCAAAAAGGAGGAAGCAGTCGGCGTAGAAGTCTGGGCAATGGCGAAGGTCAGTCAAAACCGAATTTGACGTACCTGTATTCCTACTCATGTTCATGTGCGCACATCTCTTACAGTGGCCGCCCAAACCAGTAGACCCTTAGACTCGTGATTACGACTCACTAAGGTCGATGTAGGTTTATTCTATCAAATCTACTTGGCTTTACTTTTTTTCGTAGACATTAGCAATGTAGTATGCCTACATCTTTATATACCCGCTCTAATATAATCACCTTTCAAGCATATCACTTGTGTTGGCTGCCACTGAAGTAGGCCAAGAAATCATATACGAGCGCTTAACCTGGCGCTAAGCCCAAATATAGTAGGCCACTTAACATCCCTGAACCGCATTTTGTTCGCCTCCTATCAGCCTCCGCCGTCTATGAATTACCCGACAACCTCTCACTTATTCAACGCGAAACGTTGTTTCGATACAATTCCCAACTTGGTCCAGGAGCTGCCATGAAATTCATTTATATAACAAGACAGATCAATTCAACTATGGCATTAGGTCTTTCGAGCTTGCTTCATCTATATGCTTCCGATGTGATGAAGTCTTTTATACAGCTATTGGCTTCAATGATCTTAATCACACCTGACACTACCCTCGGTGGCGACCCATCTGTTTTTAACCCGAGCATGGCCGAGGCCGACCCCATTCCTAAAATAGCTCCGCACAGGTATTTTAAGGGTCGCGATATCACACTTTCGGCCCTCCTTTCACGCTCATGACCGCATTTTCGTGAGCTTTGAGTTCCTGTGGAACATGAATACCGTTTATGAGCTGCTTTTAATCCCCTTGCTGCTTCTATTTGTCGGTGTTCGGTCCGCCACCACATCCAAAACAGATGGTGGCACTAAATAAAATGGATGGAGAAAGTGTCGGCTGTACAAGCGGCGTGTAGATAGCACTTTGAAAGTGAGTTTCCTGTATGGTCAATGTGCTAAGCCATTAACTTATCGCAGACTAAGCATCGGGGTCATGCTCCGCAAAGATCCTGCCAGCGGGCAACGTTTATTCATTTCTCTATGTCCTCGGATCGATTCAGTACACAAGATCGTCCACAGGAGTGGGAATGTGGAAGATGTATAAAAATGGTACTAATGATTGAACGGAACTTCGTTATCTTTCCCCACATTTCATTCAAGGACACCTGCCCAGGATGCAAAAAACGTATATCAGAACAGCATCAAAGGAGGATTTCGACCAGATATGTAGGCTTGGGACGAGATGCCTTACAGAAGACCCCTTGCTTGCGTATTTCGGATGCACGACTACAGTGAGTTTGCTAGATAAGATACTTGAGCCTTTCATCGGGGTTATTGATCGTTTATGTGCCAATAGAACGAAAAGCCGTCATCGAGACACGTTGTTGCTCTTCAACTCTACCTCTCATTTCTACTCCATTCATGTTTGCAGGTTGGGGGAGTAATTGATCTACTTTGCACCAAATCCAAAGAAACTGGCGAAGAGGAGTTTGCTGCCGTATCAGTCTGGCTTCCTCCCCAGAAACGCCTTGCGCTTTGGAACGTTTtcgtcctcctcttctcagGGATAATTGCTCTAGGAGAATGTATAGGCACTCAGGGGTTATGGGTAAGGATTTAAACAAACCAAAGGGATACGCAATTCTCGGCTGATTGGTCTTGTTCCTACAGCGCTTACTATGGGAGTTCCCAGCCGTAGTAAATGAATCTTGGAGAGCAGCTTGCTATTCCCTCGATGATCCTGCGAGTTGGTCATTATGTCAAACCTGGTATCTCAAAATAGCCTTTACTGCCCCTGAGCACCGGAATCAAGGTCGGTGACATTATTTGTTCTAAGTTTATTCTGTAGTTGACACAACATGCTTGCAGGGAACATGACGTCGTTAGTTCACCACCGACTTGCAAATGGCTCGGGTGTATCATTCACACTGGATGTGCCATCCAAGAAGCTCGAGCAGTATTTCTCACAGATGAATTTTGAGGTGACTGTTCCTTTTTGACCAAGtttaaatttttttcttATACAAACGGCCTAGATCATGAATCGATGTAGACTTGGAGCAGGTTATGTGGATGAATTTGGAAATCCAGAGCAGGGTGGCCGTGGTATCGAAATCGTGAATATGGTGAAACACCACTGATTTTCGATTTAGTCACTGGCAGGGTTTAATTTGAAGCATGAGTTCCTacaaataaaatacaaataaATTATGTTACAGCGTCCCAAGGCTGTATATAGGTACATTTCATGGTGGAAGGTATGACCTCCTTTTGTTTGCTAGCCAGAATCACTGGTCAAGCTTCATTCGTGAGCTCCTGAACAACTGTACCATCCCAACCGGAATCAAATTGGGATCCACAACCTCCAAGCCTCCAAACTTCTTTACAATCTCCTCGCCGTACATGCTGACGACCCACTTCTCATACCATCCAGTAGAATTCCACTTCCATTTATCCATACTCTCACGAAGCGCCGGTACAACTTTCAATGGGAACTCGTCCGGCAAGCAGAGCATGTAATTGTAAACTTGTCCCCAACCAGAAAGCCAGGATTCACGCAAGGACGTGAAGTCTTCGAAGGACATGAACTTGTCTTCAACACCTTGGAGGTAGAAGACGGTGTGTTTGGCGCGTCGCTTGTCTTCGTCCCGGTCCCAAACCTCCTGGAAGCGGTTGTACCTTTGGCGGTCGCCTTCCATGAGCTTCACGAACATCTGCTCTGGCATCGTGGCATCCTTGTCCAGGTCATAGGCATCCGAGTCGTCCGATATATCGGTGTCAGGTTCACTAGACGTGTCTGAAGCGTCCGACACATCTCCATTTTCACTGTTGTCCGAAGAGTCGTCATCATATGTATACGTGGACAGAGGTTTTCCGCGTTGCTGGAGCGCGAAGAGCTCAAGCATGGTGTTCCTTAGCTCAAGCCCTCCACTACCGATCGGGAAGTAAAAGTATCCTTCAGGCAAGTCCGCGACGCCGAACCGCTCACGG
This genomic interval carries:
- a CDS encoding Cytochrome b-c1 complex subunit 2, mitochondrial translates to MLAARASTARNVQRITRSFATVVDTSGVKVAAVDHNQPTASVTVLVKAGSRFEPKEGVANALKNFAFKSTKARSAIGTVRESELYGGVLYSTLGREHLALTAEFLKADAPYFVDVLTSFVTSAKFARHEFEEYVAPLVAAEAESATHDPATRAIEAAHQLAFRSGLGSSLFAPAHNHITVEDIKSYASAAFTKGNIAVIGTGIDQATLSNLVEKSLAKAAAGTSASSPATKYFGGETRLDGHGGPQTVFVGFGTTGAPSAELATLAAHLSTTPSVKWSQGISPISSLPKGTSVQPVYLPYSDASLFGLLVQGTTIEGVKEAGKAAVAALKAAAKGISADELKSAVSKAKFAAASAVDTREGLVTALGSKAFSGSEVSLESTLSSLDNVNVDAFSKATASLLSAKPTFVAIGDSHALPYADELGL